The following coding sequences are from one Arachis hypogaea cultivar Tifrunner chromosome 7, arahy.Tifrunner.gnm2.J5K5, whole genome shotgun sequence window:
- the LOC140174491 gene encoding uncharacterized protein, whose amino-acid sequence MDNEVMLQRIQIKYKHETKFSEDSVALSRLAPYSSKFVSSEEEFFESDMMTSHPHSRPSVVQIHPLYDANPAMLPAAFSKQEFRRQHVPQGWPQKLALHVGFLGDKGGNTIDVHWYKQKQNLHHIWDDTIIKTAEERFDGSEIGDFINAIQKNITKEWDWDFEVKGWEKPAIPIRHAQVCMSQVSAKDKSCIPHSNVLKNQQITFPLVINSSKSKPIRCKKNSCTYGRWMLIHVHFLRKNRIQLIFL is encoded by the exons atGGATAATGAAGTTATGCTGCAGAGGATACAAATAAAGTATAAG CATGAAACCAAATTTTCGGAAGACAGCGTAGCGCTCTCAAGACTCGCTCCCTACTCTTCAAAGTTTGTTTCAAGTGAGGAGGAGTTCTTTGAGTCAGATATGATGACTAGCCATCCTCATTCAAGGCCTTCAGTAGTACAGATTCATCCTTTATATGATGCCAACCCAGCCATGCTTCCTGCAGCTTTTTCAAAGCAAGAGTTTAGGAGGCAACATGTTCCACAAGGCTGGCCTCAAAAGTTG GCTCTACATGTTGGGTTTCTTGGAGATAAGGGAGGTAACACAATTGATGTTCATTGGTACAAACAGAAGCAAAATCTTCACCAT ATTTGGGATGATACCATAATTAAGACAGCAGAAGAAAGATTCGATGGTTCTGAGATAGGCGACTTCATCAATGCCATTCAAAAAAACATTACG AAAGAATGGGATTGGGATTTCGAAGTTAAAGGATGGGAAAAACCTGCAATTCCAATCAGACATGCCCAGGTATGTATGTCCCAGGTCAGTGCCAAGGACAAGAGTTGCATACCACATAGTAACGTGCTCAAGAATCAGCAAATTACTTTTCCTTTGGTGATCAACTCTTCTAAATCGAAACCTATCAGGTGTAAGAAGAATTCATGCACATATGGCCGATGGATGCTGATTCATGTCCATTTTTTGAGAAAGAATAGAATTCAGTTAATCTTTttgtaa
- the LOC112701475 gene encoding replication protein A 70 kDa DNA-binding subunit B isoform X1 translates to MSPSFDAISKIVPPREAWRLKVRVIRAWIVPSFGNPDSPNSMELILVDENSNKIQATIRKQLINRFKDNIIEGNCYKMCYFSVVPNHGSYRATKHEFKLTFLFRTIVTTLPDDIIPRVCFTLYPFEEILQMSQDHDYLVDVIGLLTLVGEEKSYDKDGKTIKMVVVELSSQKFVASLLSYFSIWFSFIFCFIYFLCYNLLCFICRMVLRCALFGEYVDQLNHFLSSGYVEQPVVILQLAKVKLFRGQPGLQNVMKATKIYLNPDLAAVVDFRKSVVEQGINGTQPLFIANEGKTISLEDDFMRLTKKSTIDELQENKEDGTFVILGTITDVVEEGCWWYSTCVCGKTVHPESGVYFCDMCMHHVTNVIPRYRLKVVVSDETGQGIFVLFDRETTYLVKKTCGDLFNEVHKDSKVLCGDDYPIIFRNLEGKKVLLKVDTKSLGVDRYFGTFRVKRICDDAAIISMFELAQTEITPLKDAPVPVFGPELGETSNTKCLENTVMSSFLQKEANVAGLDDIHLDMEGVKEVDIQDHSVDSDENVVLSDDIGSLIRSDVDETQDLLSHLLDDSRKVNVPNVVPKDAVFLKVKRNLEADFDKELEDTVAHCSKIIKIEDS, encoded by the exons ATGAGTCCATCTTTTGATGCTATTAGCAAGATAGTTCCTCCAAGAGAGGCTTGGAGGCTTAAAGTGAGGGTAATTAGGGCTTGGATTGTTCCAAGCTTTGGAAATCCAGATTCTCCAAATTCAATGGAGCTCATTTTGGTGGATGAAAAT tcaAACAAAATCCAGGCCACTATAAGGAAGCAACTTATCAACAGGTTTAAAGATAATATTATTGAAGGGAATTGCTACAAGATGTGCTATTTCTCTGTTGTTCCAAATCATGGCTCTTATAGAGCTACAAAACATGAGTTTAAGCTTACCTTCCTCTTCCGAACAATAGTAACAACTTTACCAGATGATATCATACCAAGAGTCTGTTTTACTCTATATCCTTTTGAGGAGATATTGCAAATGAGTCAAGATCATGATTATTTAGTTG ATGTTATTGGGTTGCTGACTTTAGTTGGAGAGGAAAAAAGTTATGATAAAGATGGAAAAACAATCAAGATGGTTGTTGTGGAGCTTTCTTCTCAAAAGTTCGTTGCTTCATTACTTTCTTATTTCAGCATAtggttttcatttattttttgttttatctattttttatgttACAATTTGTTGTGTTTTATTTGTAGGATGGTGCTTAGGTGCGCCCTGTTTGGAGAATATGTGGATCAACTaaatcattttctttcttctggtTATGTTGAACAACCAGTAGTGATTCTTCAACTTGCCAAAGTTAAGCTTTTTCGAG gGCAACCTGGGTTACAAAATGTCATGAAAGcaacaaaaatatatcttaatcctgACTTGGCAGCTGTTGTTGATTTCAGGAAGAG CGTGGTAGAACAAGGGATAAATGGGACCCAGCCACTGTTTATTGCTAATGAAGGAAAAACTATCTCATTGGAAGATGACTTCATGAGGTTGACTAAGAAATCTACAATAGATGAGTTGCAAGAAAACAAGgag gATGGAACCTTTGTCATTTTAGGTACTATCACTGATGTTGTAGAAGAGGGGTGCTGGTGGTATTCTACCTGTGTTTGTGGGAAGACAGTACATCCTGAATCTGGTGTTTACTTTTGTGATATGTGCATGCATCATGTGACAAATGTGATCCCAAG GTATAGGCTCAAGGTAGTTGTATCAGATGAAACTGGACAGGGTATATTTGTCCTCTTTGATCGTGAAACAACCTATTTGGTTAAAAAAACATGTGGTGACCTATTTAATGAGGTACATAAAGATTCAAAG GTTCTCTGTGGGGATGACTACCCTATCAtttttagaaatttggagggtaAAAAAGTCTTGCTGAAAGTGGATACTAAGTCTCTTGGTGTTGATAGATATTTTGGAACTTTTCGTGTGAAGAGGATTTGTGATGATGCTGCAATTATTTCAATGTTTGAACTTGCTCAGACTGAGATAACACCTTTGAAG GATGCACCTGTTCCTGTGTTTGGTCCTGAGTTGGGTGAAACTTCTAATACAAAATGTTTAGAGAATACTGTCATGTCATCTTTTCTTCAAAAAGAAGCAAATGTTGCTGGACTTGATGATATACACTTAGATATGGAAGGTGTTAAGGAGGTTGATATTCAAGATCATTCTGTTGATAGTGATGAAAATGTAGTGCTGTCGGATGATATTGGCTCACTTATTCGGTCTGATGTTGATGAAACTCAG GATTTGCTCTCACACCTTTTAGATGACTCAAGGAAAGTTAATGTGCCTAATGTTGTTCCCAAAGATGCAGTATTTTTAAAGGTGAAGAGGAATCTTGAGGCTGATTTTGATAAGGAACTTGAGGATACTGTTGCTCATTGCTCTAAAATAATCAAGATTGAAGATAGTTAA
- the LOC112701475 gene encoding replication protein A 70 kDa DNA-binding subunit B isoform X2 — protein sequence MSPSFDAISKIVPPREAWRLKVRVIRAWIVPSFGNPDSPNSMELILVDENSNKIQATIRKQLINRFKDNIIEGNCYKMCYFSVVPNHGSYRATKHEFKLTFLFRTIVTTLPDDIIPRVCFTLYPFEEILQMSQDHDYLVDVIGLLTLVGEEKSYDKDGKTIKMVVVELSSQKFVASLLSYFSIWFSFIFCFIYFLCYNLLCFICRMVLRCALFGEYVDQLNHFLSSGYVEQPVVILQLAKVKLFRGQPGLQNVMKATKIYLNPDLAAVVDFRKSVVEQGINGTQPLFIANEGKTISLEDDFMRLTKKSTIDELQENKEDGTFVILGTITDVVEEGCWWYSTCVCGKTVHPESGVYFCDMCMHHVTNVIPRYRLKVVVSDETGQGIFVLFDRETTYLVKKTCGDLFNEVLCGDDYPIIFRNLEGKKVLLKVDTKSLGVDRYFGTFRVKRICDDAAIISMFELAQTEITPLKDAPVPVFGPELGETSNTKCLENTVMSSFLQKEANVAGLDDIHLDMEGVKEVDIQDHSVDSDENVVLSDDIGSLIRSDVDETQDLLSHLLDDSRKVNVPNVVPKDAVFLKVKRNLEADFDKELEDTVAHCSKIIKIEDS from the exons ATGAGTCCATCTTTTGATGCTATTAGCAAGATAGTTCCTCCAAGAGAGGCTTGGAGGCTTAAAGTGAGGGTAATTAGGGCTTGGATTGTTCCAAGCTTTGGAAATCCAGATTCTCCAAATTCAATGGAGCTCATTTTGGTGGATGAAAAT tcaAACAAAATCCAGGCCACTATAAGGAAGCAACTTATCAACAGGTTTAAAGATAATATTATTGAAGGGAATTGCTACAAGATGTGCTATTTCTCTGTTGTTCCAAATCATGGCTCTTATAGAGCTACAAAACATGAGTTTAAGCTTACCTTCCTCTTCCGAACAATAGTAACAACTTTACCAGATGATATCATACCAAGAGTCTGTTTTACTCTATATCCTTTTGAGGAGATATTGCAAATGAGTCAAGATCATGATTATTTAGTTG ATGTTATTGGGTTGCTGACTTTAGTTGGAGAGGAAAAAAGTTATGATAAAGATGGAAAAACAATCAAGATGGTTGTTGTGGAGCTTTCTTCTCAAAAGTTCGTTGCTTCATTACTTTCTTATTTCAGCATAtggttttcatttattttttgttttatctattttttatgttACAATTTGTTGTGTTTTATTTGTAGGATGGTGCTTAGGTGCGCCCTGTTTGGAGAATATGTGGATCAACTaaatcattttctttcttctggtTATGTTGAACAACCAGTAGTGATTCTTCAACTTGCCAAAGTTAAGCTTTTTCGAG gGCAACCTGGGTTACAAAATGTCATGAAAGcaacaaaaatatatcttaatcctgACTTGGCAGCTGTTGTTGATTTCAGGAAGAG CGTGGTAGAACAAGGGATAAATGGGACCCAGCCACTGTTTATTGCTAATGAAGGAAAAACTATCTCATTGGAAGATGACTTCATGAGGTTGACTAAGAAATCTACAATAGATGAGTTGCAAGAAAACAAGgag gATGGAACCTTTGTCATTTTAGGTACTATCACTGATGTTGTAGAAGAGGGGTGCTGGTGGTATTCTACCTGTGTTTGTGGGAAGACAGTACATCCTGAATCTGGTGTTTACTTTTGTGATATGTGCATGCATCATGTGACAAATGTGATCCCAAG GTATAGGCTCAAGGTAGTTGTATCAGATGAAACTGGACAGGGTATATTTGTCCTCTTTGATCGTGAAACAACCTATTTGGTTAAAAAAACATGTGGTGACCTATTTAATGAG GTTCTCTGTGGGGATGACTACCCTATCAtttttagaaatttggagggtaAAAAAGTCTTGCTGAAAGTGGATACTAAGTCTCTTGGTGTTGATAGATATTTTGGAACTTTTCGTGTGAAGAGGATTTGTGATGATGCTGCAATTATTTCAATGTTTGAACTTGCTCAGACTGAGATAACACCTTTGAAG GATGCACCTGTTCCTGTGTTTGGTCCTGAGTTGGGTGAAACTTCTAATACAAAATGTTTAGAGAATACTGTCATGTCATCTTTTCTTCAAAAAGAAGCAAATGTTGCTGGACTTGATGATATACACTTAGATATGGAAGGTGTTAAGGAGGTTGATATTCAAGATCATTCTGTTGATAGTGATGAAAATGTAGTGCTGTCGGATGATATTGGCTCACTTATTCGGTCTGATGTTGATGAAACTCAG GATTTGCTCTCACACCTTTTAGATGACTCAAGGAAAGTTAATGTGCCTAATGTTGTTCCCAAAGATGCAGTATTTTTAAAGGTGAAGAGGAATCTTGAGGCTGATTTTGATAAGGAACTTGAGGATACTGTTGCTCATTGCTCTAAAATAATCAAGATTGAAGATAGTTAA
- the LOC112701475 gene encoding replication protein A 70 kDa DNA-binding subunit B isoform X3 produces MSPSFDAISKIVPPREAWRLKVRVIRAWIVPSFGNPDSPNSMELILVDENSNKIQATIRKQLINRFKDNIIEGNCYKMCYFSVVPNHGSYRATKHEFKLTFLFRTIVTTLPDDIIPRVCFTLYPFEEILQMSQDHDYLVDVIGLLTLVGEEKSYDKDGKTIKMVVVELSSQKMVLRCALFGEYVDQLNHFLSSGYVEQPVVILQLAKVKLFRGQPGLQNVMKATKIYLNPDLAAVVDFRKSVVEQGINGTQPLFIANEGKTISLEDDFMRLTKKSTIDELQENKEDGTFVILGTITDVVEEGCWWYSTCVCGKTVHPESGVYFCDMCMHHVTNVIPRYRLKVVVSDETGQGIFVLFDRETTYLVKKTCGDLFNEVHKDSKVLCGDDYPIIFRNLEGKKVLLKVDTKSLGVDRYFGTFRVKRICDDAAIISMFELAQTEITPLKDAPVPVFGPELGETSNTKCLENTVMSSFLQKEANVAGLDDIHLDMEGVKEVDIQDHSVDSDENVVLSDDIGSLIRSDVDETQDLLSHLLDDSRKVNVPNVVPKDAVFLKVKRNLEADFDKELEDTVAHCSKIIKIEDS; encoded by the exons ATGAGTCCATCTTTTGATGCTATTAGCAAGATAGTTCCTCCAAGAGAGGCTTGGAGGCTTAAAGTGAGGGTAATTAGGGCTTGGATTGTTCCAAGCTTTGGAAATCCAGATTCTCCAAATTCAATGGAGCTCATTTTGGTGGATGAAAAT tcaAACAAAATCCAGGCCACTATAAGGAAGCAACTTATCAACAGGTTTAAAGATAATATTATTGAAGGGAATTGCTACAAGATGTGCTATTTCTCTGTTGTTCCAAATCATGGCTCTTATAGAGCTACAAAACATGAGTTTAAGCTTACCTTCCTCTTCCGAACAATAGTAACAACTTTACCAGATGATATCATACCAAGAGTCTGTTTTACTCTATATCCTTTTGAGGAGATATTGCAAATGAGTCAAGATCATGATTATTTAGTTG ATGTTATTGGGTTGCTGACTTTAGTTGGAGAGGAAAAAAGTTATGATAAAGATGGAAAAACAATCAAGATGGTTGTTGTGGAGCTTTCTTCTCAAAA GATGGTGCTTAGGTGCGCCCTGTTTGGAGAATATGTGGATCAACTaaatcattttctttcttctggtTATGTTGAACAACCAGTAGTGATTCTTCAACTTGCCAAAGTTAAGCTTTTTCGAG gGCAACCTGGGTTACAAAATGTCATGAAAGcaacaaaaatatatcttaatcctgACTTGGCAGCTGTTGTTGATTTCAGGAAGAG CGTGGTAGAACAAGGGATAAATGGGACCCAGCCACTGTTTATTGCTAATGAAGGAAAAACTATCTCATTGGAAGATGACTTCATGAGGTTGACTAAGAAATCTACAATAGATGAGTTGCAAGAAAACAAGgag gATGGAACCTTTGTCATTTTAGGTACTATCACTGATGTTGTAGAAGAGGGGTGCTGGTGGTATTCTACCTGTGTTTGTGGGAAGACAGTACATCCTGAATCTGGTGTTTACTTTTGTGATATGTGCATGCATCATGTGACAAATGTGATCCCAAG GTATAGGCTCAAGGTAGTTGTATCAGATGAAACTGGACAGGGTATATTTGTCCTCTTTGATCGTGAAACAACCTATTTGGTTAAAAAAACATGTGGTGACCTATTTAATGAGGTACATAAAGATTCAAAG GTTCTCTGTGGGGATGACTACCCTATCAtttttagaaatttggagggtaAAAAAGTCTTGCTGAAAGTGGATACTAAGTCTCTTGGTGTTGATAGATATTTTGGAACTTTTCGTGTGAAGAGGATTTGTGATGATGCTGCAATTATTTCAATGTTTGAACTTGCTCAGACTGAGATAACACCTTTGAAG GATGCACCTGTTCCTGTGTTTGGTCCTGAGTTGGGTGAAACTTCTAATACAAAATGTTTAGAGAATACTGTCATGTCATCTTTTCTTCAAAAAGAAGCAAATGTTGCTGGACTTGATGATATACACTTAGATATGGAAGGTGTTAAGGAGGTTGATATTCAAGATCATTCTGTTGATAGTGATGAAAATGTAGTGCTGTCGGATGATATTGGCTCACTTATTCGGTCTGATGTTGATGAAACTCAG GATTTGCTCTCACACCTTTTAGATGACTCAAGGAAAGTTAATGTGCCTAATGTTGTTCCCAAAGATGCAGTATTTTTAAAGGTGAAGAGGAATCTTGAGGCTGATTTTGATAAGGAACTTGAGGATACTGTTGCTCATTGCTCTAAAATAATCAAGATTGAAGATAGTTAA